The following are encoded together in the Coleofasciculus sp. FACHB-T130 genome:
- the obgE gene encoding GTPase ObgE, with protein MQFIDQVEVEVEAGKGGDGIVAFRREKYVPAGGPSGGNGGRGGSLILEVVENLQTLLDFKYTHRFKAEDGSRGGPNNRTGAAGRDRVIHVPRGTMVYDAETDELLSDLVETGQTFCVAKGGKGGLGNQHFLSNRNRAPDYALDGLPGEKRQLRLELKLLAEVGIIGLPNAGKSTLISAISAARPKVADYPFTTLVPNLGVVRKPSGDGTVFADIPGLIEGAHMGAGLGHDFLRHIERTRLLLHLIDGTSEDPVVAYQTIQQELHSYGRGLANRPQIVALNKVDAIDPDRDVEAIAQQLRQLSHAPVFLISGVAGIGLDQMLHEVWQTLAQLDELATINH; from the coding sequence ATGCAATTTATCGATCAGGTAGAAGTTGAAGTGGAGGCGGGGAAAGGGGGCGATGGAATTGTCGCTTTCCGACGGGAAAAATATGTGCCAGCTGGGGGTCCATCCGGGGGGAATGGCGGTCGCGGTGGTTCGCTGATTCTAGAGGTGGTTGAGAATTTGCAAACCTTGCTGGACTTCAAGTATACCCATCGTTTCAAGGCTGAAGACGGTTCGCGCGGAGGTCCCAATAATCGCACGGGTGCCGCGGGACGCGATCGCGTGATTCATGTTCCCCGTGGCACGATGGTTTATGATGCCGAAACGGATGAGTTGCTGAGCGATTTGGTTGAGACAGGGCAAACTTTCTGTGTGGCGAAGGGTGGCAAGGGGGGTTTGGGAAATCAGCACTTTTTGAGCAACCGCAATCGAGCGCCGGATTATGCTTTAGACGGATTGCCAGGTGAAAAACGGCAGCTGCGTTTAGAACTGAAGCTCTTAGCTGAGGTGGGGATTATTGGTTTACCCAATGCCGGTAAGTCTACGCTGATTTCGGCGATTTCAGCGGCACGACCGAAGGTAGCAGATTATCCTTTTACAACGTTGGTGCCGAATCTGGGGGTGGTACGCAAACCCAGCGGTGACGGCACCGTATTTGCTGATATTCCAGGTTTAATTGAGGGTGCCCATATGGGTGCCGGGTTGGGACACGACTTTTTGCGTCATATCGAGCGTACCCGATTACTGCTGCACTTGATTGATGGGACTAGCGAAGATCCCGTTGTTGCGTATCAAACGATACAGCAGGAGCTGCACTCTTACGGTCGGGGGCTAGCAAATCGTCCGCAGATTGTGGCGCTGAACAAGGTGGATGCGATCGATCCCGATCGTGATGTGGAAGCGATCGCGCAACAGCTTCGTCAGTTAAGTCATGCACCCGTATTCCTGATTTCAGGGGTTGCTGGCATTGGACTAGATCAAATGTTGCACGAAGTTTGGCAGACCCTCGCTCAACTGGATGAACTAGCCACCATTAATCATTAA
- a CDS encoding Mo-dependent nitrogenase C-terminal domain-containing protein: MTSVLQSPYTSEQMAVWIRGLLMVAWADGNFDAEEQKLISSLTQNQVAPTMDLGSLEPITADELAAAFKQDARSAEDFLRTAVMVAVADGVYSSSEDELLFQFCEALGQQPKALSLLRQTLIPTSESEISADSDKGAAARIRQRDVLRPVRVWLDGLEIHDPRLARFLCKMIPAQCPFERDVKLFGHKIVHIPPLCKLNPIYEQLVGLRFRALSYLADDCGEDVSPYC; this comes from the coding sequence ATGACGAGCGTACTTCAGTCTCCCTATACCAGCGAGCAAATGGCGGTTTGGATACGCGGCTTGCTAATGGTTGCTTGGGCAGACGGCAATTTTGACGCCGAAGAACAGAAATTAATTTCATCGCTGACTCAGAACCAAGTAGCGCCCACAATGGATTTGGGATCGCTCGAACCGATTACTGCCGATGAATTAGCAGCGGCTTTTAAGCAAGATGCCAGAAGCGCAGAAGATTTCCTGCGTACCGCTGTGATGGTGGCAGTCGCAGATGGCGTTTATTCCTCCAGCGAGGATGAATTGCTATTCCAGTTTTGTGAGGCATTAGGACAGCAGCCGAAAGCGCTTTCATTGCTGCGGCAAACGCTGATTCCTACCTCAGAAAGCGAGATTTCCGCTGACTCGGACAAAGGAGCAGCGGCTCGGATTCGGCAGCGGGATGTGCTGCGCCCAGTACGGGTATGGCTTGATGGGTTAGAAATTCACGATCCGCGATTGGCGAGATTCTTGTGCAAAATGATTCCTGCCCAATGCCCGTTTGAGCGCGATGTCAAGCTATTTGGTCACAAAATTGTCCACATTCCACCGCTGTGTAAGCTCAATCCCATCTACGAACAGTTAGTAGGTTTGCGCTTTCGCGCTTTATCCTATTTGGCGGATGATTGTGGTGAAGATGTGTCACCGTATTGTTAA
- a CDS encoding ComF family protein produces MGAWSQTVKGLLNLFLKSNCPLCQRPTSQEFCEDCQRQLQRCQMSNPNQFWQGQLPVFAWGGYGGAMKRAIAALKYENHPQLARPLGHWLAQAWLNSPVSAQLKLTVVPIPMHPSKVSQRGYNQADLLAQSFCDYTGYPMRSLGLERVRATEAQFSLSGTEREKNLAGAFSLGKEFLRSRPSTPVLLLDDIYTTGATAQSAAQTLAQHGIQVYGLVAVATPKRVKDDG; encoded by the coding sequence ATGGGGGCGTGGAGCCAGACTGTAAAAGGTTTGCTAAATCTATTTCTGAAGTCCAACTGCCCACTCTGCCAGCGCCCGACTTCTCAAGAATTTTGCGAAGACTGTCAGCGGCAACTGCAACGCTGTCAGATGTCCAATCCTAACCAATTTTGGCAAGGCCAACTACCCGTGTTTGCTTGGGGCGGATATGGAGGGGCAATGAAGAGAGCGATCGCTGCCCTAAAATATGAAAACCATCCCCAACTGGCTCGTCCGTTGGGTCATTGGCTTGCTCAAGCATGGCTGAATTCTCCGGTATCCGCTCAGCTCAAATTAACCGTAGTGCCCATCCCCATGCACCCCTCCAAAGTGAGTCAGCGAGGCTACAATCAGGCAGATTTACTGGCTCAAAGCTTTTGCGATTATACCGGCTACCCCATGCGATCTCTGGGTTTGGAACGGGTACGGGCGACAGAGGCTCAGTTTAGCTTATCTGGCACCGAGCGAGAAAAAAACTTAGCTGGCGCTTTCTCACTTGGAAAAGAATTTCTTCGTAGCCGTCCATCTACGCCAGTCCTGTTATTAGATGACATTTACACCACGGGAGCAACCGCTCAATCTGCGGCTCAAACGCTCGCACAACATGGAATTCAAGTCTATGGTTTGGTTGCAGTCGCTACTCCTAAAAGGGTGAAGGATGATGGTTGA
- a CDS encoding EamA family transporter, protein MNSPEFGLFLISILASVAGQFLLKAGALKLGRVNAANWIGHLFSILGTPELLAGLACYGLGAFVYILLLTRVNLSIAGPAVSLTYVFSVLLGYFIFREAIPLSRVVGLGLIISGVVLVIWKN, encoded by the coding sequence GTGAATTCACCAGAATTTGGGTTATTCCTGATTTCGATCCTAGCGAGCGTTGCAGGGCAATTTTTGCTCAAAGCTGGAGCTTTGAAGTTAGGCAGAGTCAATGCAGCTAATTGGATCGGTCATCTTTTCAGCATTCTCGGTACACCAGAACTTCTAGCGGGTCTGGCTTGCTATGGTTTAGGGGCTTTTGTTTATATTTTGCTACTGACGCGGGTGAATCTCAGCATCGCTGGCCCTGCGGTAAGTCTGACTTATGTATTCTCTGTGCTGCTGGGTTATTTTATTTTCCGAGAAGCGATTCCTTTGAGCCGCGTGGTGGGTTTGGGTCTGATTATCAGCGGCGTGGTGTTGGTGATTTGGAAAAATTAA